A window of Gossypium raimondii isolate GPD5lz chromosome 7, ASM2569854v1, whole genome shotgun sequence genomic DNA:
CaacatgaaacaaatattttaatatgaattatatatgtatatgtatttacaaaatatgtatatatataaaagtatgatatatgtaaataaattatgaaaatatgtatatgtatatattaaaatacgtatgtaaatataagtataatatgcatataaaaaatgacatatgcaaaaaaaacaaatatatatatttataataatttaaaataataaaaaaagtgtacgtatatatatatgataagaatgtatgcatgcatttaggattataaaatatgaaaatatatccgcatatgtatatgtattataaaatgtacatatatattttaaaattataaaacacaaaacaaacaaaaacaaatgtatatacgtatatgaaatataaaatgtatatgcatatattataaGAAGTATGCACAAATACatggttataataataataataataataataataataataataataataataataataataataataataataataataatacaataataatgtGGCAATATAAcagtattaataatatattaaaatacttaaaaaccaaaaaagacagattaaagattaaattgaaaataaacggAGTTTGGGGGCTgaattaaaaaatggaaaacacAAAAAGAAACCAAATCATAACGCGCACAACAGGAGGAAGGCctaaagggaaattaatcccgcTTTCAAAACGCTGCACAAcattggattaaaatgaaacaatttcaatatttcctgaaaaaaattgaaaacaaaaaccatggttttgaaatgatggaaaaatgaaaaggattaaaaacATAATAGCCCATTAATGCTTAAAACGGGCGGATCTGATTAGGTTTTTGGGTCGGGTCACGCGGGCTATTGGATCACACtaatacgacgccgttttttaaaccaaataaatccCATTTCAAACCCTAGTCAAAACCCAATTCCCCTTTGCAGCAACAGCAGCCACAGGGACTGTTTCCTCCTCTTCTTTATTCCTCACCGAAATCTTTCCCCCCTTTTCAACTTCGATTTGGACGAAGCGTAGCAAGGGCATCGATGGTGTGCCACCACTGGTAAGAACCTCTACTCTTCCACTtcgtttatttgttttaaaaaaacaagttggaaaataaaaaaacagtaaaaagaaaaggaaaaaaatggaaCAAACTGATCaccttcaaaaatttattttttctgattctttatttttgtctctttcttaatatttttcaatccCACATTTATCTAACCCTCTTTACAAATTTATctggctttatatagccaaaaagataaagaaaaataactctcgAAAACTCCTTCCCTTTTGTCGTAATTTTTGCTGCCGTTTGCTGTTCGTGGTTCGTGATTTTGCTGTAGGTAGGTACTGGATTAGAGTACGTGAGTTGTACGAGGGCGACGTGCGCGACATGTGGGGTCTTTATGCTGCGTCGCGTGGAAGCAGTTCTTTTGGCGCTAAGGTAAGGAGTAAGAAGGCTGCCGCTAGGGTTCTTTCTgcttttgttttgtattttaggCTAGCGGGCTGGATTAGATTTGGGTTAATAGACATTTTGGGCTGTGTAAATGGACTGGACATTTTTGtcattatttagtttttatttgattttttaaccaGGCCAAAATTGACCTATTACAataagaattcaaaattttaaaacataaatataatttgaaatcaaattttgggTGGTTTACTCCACCCATACAATAATGGGAAGGGATaaatgaattttggtttaatgtataattcgatatatgaattttaatttggtataattatatatatgaaattttgattttgattcaattacatttaaagaaataaatacatatatttattttcatattcaattaatATACTTGTTCTCGTATGTAATATATCAATGTAAAATAAtgctaattcaataatattgtTAATGATCTATAAAAATTGGatcaaaccaaaatattatgtataaaatCGCATAACATGAAAATTCTTATACAACATTACGCATTGTATCAAAAtctatgtataattttgatactTTTGTGGTTGTAAAGTGAATACAACACTAATCacaacaattaatatttttttttggtgaattagtGAATTACAATATCAGGGTAAAGCCCGAACAACAAACACGGGTAGCGTGACTCAATCCTAGATCACACTTGGGGCGATGAACACCCTTGACTATCAGGCCATTACATGGTATTccaacaattaatatttttcatctattatacataattttgattgatataataataaattaattccttaatatatatatatatatatatatatatagatatatatatatcatgtcaatttggtcttgattctaaaaagaATATcgaaaaatgtataaaattttaaaaattctaaaatcttcaaaaagaatttatctatcaaattgatgtaaaattgactaaaaatattaatagtatgattaattattcttaactcacattaaaaaaaaaaaaaagaagaagataaaattggtCCAGAGAAGGactaatttagttaaaatcaaaattgaaagggaAATAAATCCCAGcctaaataattaaagttgGGGGGTATTATGTGGAACAATTTCAGCGAGGAATGTTGACAAGATGAGGCGATGTCTGTCCGGACCTATTACGCAGCCTGCTTAATCACATCACGCCGTCCTACGCACTTTTATTATATAGTACATGAGTAGGAAACAATGCACTTGACAGAGTCGTATGGGCCATTTTTTAACTGACAATCCAGCTAATAAGAACTTAATAAAGATTAGCTATATATACAGATTGTTTCTGACATCAAACCTCACacaaatcttttaatttcagtttttctttttgatccAGAAACCAAAGAAAATCCCTTCCCCCCTCCCCCCTTGTTATTTGTCTTGACGTCTTCTTTCCTGGGTATAAATCTGTTGTTGCTCCGGTGATTGATCATCGCCGGTTGTGTTCGGTTGCACACCAATGGGAGACGAGTATTTGCAGCAGTTCTTGGATGAAACCACTTGGTACAATCACATTGTTTTGGGATACCTTTTGCCTACAAATCTATGGTACCCTCTTCCCCATTTCTTGCAGACATGGCTACGAAACTACCTTGCTGGGACTTTGCTTTACCTCATCTCTGGTTTCCTTTGGTGTTTCTATATTTACTACTTGAAACGCAATGTCTATGTTCCCAAAGGTATTCTTTTGTGATTTTAAATCTGGgttgggtttaattttttatggtttGGTGTTGATCTTAAATCGTTTTCATTCTAGCTGTTGTTTTTATTTGAGATTGTTTTGAATCTGGAATTTCATCACTGATTTTTCAATTTGGGAGTTGAATCAATGATGAAATATGGATCGATTGTATTATGATCATTGTCGAGAATATTATGAGCCTAAAAGAATCTTACTCTTATCCTATCTATATGGATTACATAATCTCAAAAGCTATTAGGGTCCAAACAACACACTACACCTAGGTTAGTTGTAAACTATGTTAGTGTAGGAGCATTTACTTATTATATCATCAATGCACTTGTTGCAGATGCTATCCCCACAAATAAAGCCATGCTATTGCAAATTTATGTTGCTATGAAGGCCATGCCATGGTACTGTGCTCTTCCATCTCTTTCCGAATACATGATTGAAAATGGCTGGACAAAATGTTATGATAGAGTAAGTGAGGTCGGCTGGCTTCCACACTTACTATATTTGTCTCTTTATCTCGTATTTGTGGAGTTTGGGATTTACTGGATGCACAGAGAATTGCATGATATAAAACCATTATACAAGTACCTTCATGCAACTCATCACATCTACAACAAGCAGAATACACTTTCTCCATTTGCTGGTAAGTTTCTTATATGTGTACTTCACTTGGTTTATAGTTGCTTCCACTGCCTAAACACATTTTGGCTGATAGCTATAGAACACaatatttgacatatttaaGTAAGAGAGAATCCATAATTGACCTGTTTTAGCCCAACGGTGCCTTGAATTAGATATAAGATTAATCATTAGTCTGAAACTTAAAGATGTGTGCCACAAGTTACTCTAGATTTAGTGCCGATTGTTTCTGATTTCCTGTGGGAGTGCATACCTTAACAAAATCTTTGATACTTGTGGATTTCAGAATTATAGTTATATGGTAAATAGAATTATTTCATGTAAGGTCTGTTTTGCTGCTATAGTATCGATGTCACATTAATTAATCCATGTTAGTATGGACTGCCTACATATTTGAGATACGGAAAGCAGACCATTCATGTCTTAATGGCCAGTGGTGTTCTGTAAAAGCTTGTATCTTTGGGTGCCTACTGTGTTATTTAGTTCTGAGATTGGGGATACATAGAATTTGATGCTTTCATTTCTGGTAGTGGATCTATGTCAGTTCAaaataatttagagaaaatGATTTGGCGTATTCCTTGACAAAGGTGATGGAGAAGATTCACCCTGGTGGCAACTGTAAGGATGTCAGTAATAGATTCATGCCCATGTTAGACACATACCCGTATCTGACTATCACACTGGAGGCTAAGTAACATGTATTATAAATGATTTTACCTCAAAATAGTACTGTTGCTCCCCCTACCCccctcttatttttttcttttctttttgatttatatggaCTGAAGCAAGTAGGTGATAGTGATTAACAAT
This region includes:
- the LOC105788590 gene encoding delta(7)-sterol-C5(6)-desaturase, with protein sequence MGDEYLQQFLDETTWYNHIVLGYLLPTNLWYPLPHFLQTWLRNYLAGTLLYLISGFLWCFYIYYLKRNVYVPKDAIPTNKAMLLQIYVAMKAMPWYCALPSLSEYMIENGWTKCYDRVSEVGWLPHLLYLSLYLVFVEFGIYWMHRELHDIKPLYKYLHATHHIYNKQNTLSPFAGLAFHPVDGILQAVPHVIALFIIPTHFTTHVGLLFLEAVWTANIHDCIHGKLWPVMGAGYHTIHHTTYRHNYGHYTIWMDWMLGTLRDPSDEEGKKVM